GAAATAGCCTAATAGAAGTTAAGATAGTTCAATAGAGCTGCACGGTTGTGACTAAATTAGTAAATTTGTTTCCGTGCAATGAGAGCAGCCATCAATGCAGTGTGGCATCTCCCAGCATGAAATTGCAGGTTTGGTGAGGTTTTGCCCCTCATCAGCTTTAGGGAAATCATTGAGACGGCAGTGAGAGTGTGAGACACCACGTACGCCCTCGTGTCAGCCTGTTTAATTTGATTTGTTGGGGGTGGCAGGTTAGGCTCACGCTTGAGCTTGGTCTGGAATAAGCTTAGTGACGATTGGTACAGAGGACACTCCATCTTCCTAAAAAAAATAGTGATCTTCTAATTTTGTTCACAATCAAATCATCTTAGTTTCGATCAAGTTTCTAAAAAAAACTGACAATACTCATGATGCTAAATAAGTATTGTTataactttatcatgaaatacatTTTCTTAATACATCCATTTGGTATCATAAATACATCCAGGTATCATAAATACTGCGAACTGAGCGTAGTTTAACCGGTAAGATTGATTGTGGTGGAATCTGATCACCCGTATTCGAGTCTCTAGATTTGGCACGGATGCCTgtacttttctagatttatttcagCATTTAACCGACGCTATTCTTTCAGTGGTAGACGACGTGTCCGATTTTGTCAATCTTGAGAATCTGCCGGCTCAATCTCTCGGATGTGCTCGTAGGGTAGAAATACGTGTGTatattctatatatatatatatatatatatatatttgtgagCGTCTGCATAATACTGAGTTCTTCTATATTAGATCAAACCGAGATGGTCCGATTCATAACAAAACTAGAAAAAAAAACACTTTTTTCTTAGGAGGAACTAGAAAAAAAACACTTGTTGGTGGGCGGACCAAACGGTTGTTACTACTAAATTTGTTGCCGTGCGCGCGTAGACCGTGGACGGAGTACCGGTACAAACAGGCCCGCGAAGAAAACGTGACCGTGATTCGGTTGAGGCCACTGCTTTTCGGATACGGAGCGAAGGCATGGCAGCAAGCCAAGAATTTGTAGTCTTGGCCGGAGCCGCCCGCCTGATCGGATCACACCTTCCCATGTCCGGCCAATTTGACAGCATCATTCCACCATGAGCGTTGACGCTGACGCAAGCTCATAAAGTAGCGCGGTGGTCAACTCGTAAATGACCTCGAGGACGAGGAGTAGGCCAGCTGCCCCGGTGCTTACGTGTCTCACGGCTTCATCGTACGGCATCTCTTGGAAGCAGCAGCGTTCGTGGCGACCACCGGCCAGTTGACCACGAGTCCATGacttttttgttttgtttttgaaAAGTCGACCACGGCGTGAATGGCCTAGCATAGCATCACACACATCTCCGTCCATCTTTTTTTCCCCCTCCACGATGCTCTCGAAGGGTGAATAGTAGGCTACCGCCGTCGACCACGAGGACATATTGGCGTGGCACAGCCACGGCACACCTCCGACCAGCAATGCAAGCGCGGGGAATTCTTGCTGCTGCTACTTTTCTCCGGCGACGGAACGCGGCGCACCACGTCTCGCACCTGTCACCTGCCGCTGCCGGGCTCGTCACGCGTGCGTGACCCCGACGCGGGGGCGTCGACGCCGACGCGCGCAGCCCATGAGCAATCGCAGCCCGATGAGCCAAGCCCCTGAGCGCCCTTGGGCCTGTGGCCTAAAACCACTTGAACAATTATGTGCACGCGTACCGCCATACAATCGGCCCATGAACTCGGTGAAATCATATGGGACTGAAATCAGAGCAAAAGCAATACATGACTCTTGCACGCCGTACAATCGGCCCATGAACTTGGTGAAAACATATGGGCCTCAAATTAGGGCAAAAGCAATACGAGTAGCACTTCCTAGATCAATGGTTTCAAACTTTTCGTGATAATTTTCAGGGACTGCCGTAGTTTTATGACGTCGGTCCTCATAAGGGGAAAAAAAGGACGTGCCATCTGTCCTGGGCacgtttttcttttccttttttttgagGGGGTGTCATGGGCACGGATGAAGAAGACACATCTTCCTGTGGACCACAAATTCCAATAAGGACGGTGCCACGCCGTGGCCAGGCACTTAATATTAATAGGCCGGCCACACCTGCTTGTTTATTCAAGACCAAATACCGATGGTACTTGGGGATCCTTTGCCGACATCTCCACCcgccacaccccccccccccacccccaccccctttTTATTCCACCTCTGAGCTTCTAAATATCCTTGTGGCAGTGAACCAGACTTTTCTGGCGATTCATCAACATCATGTTGATGGCCAGTACAAACTGAGAAGACAATCCATAGGTACATAGCACATGTCAATGCAGTGGCATCCAAAGCTAGTGGCTCACTAATTGAGCAAGTACCACAGTACTTAAGGAGCAAGAGAGGTCATCAGATTCCATGGAAGAAAAAAATTAATTTTAGACTAGAGGAGGGGCTAAAAAGATAGGATTCCAAAAGTTTTCCTTTACTTTTATCTTGATACTATATTCTTCTTTATGCAAAGATCAAAAGAGGAATGCAAAAAGGACACGGGGGAAATGAAAGGAGTGACCACTACATCACTAGGGCTTGATAAAACAAAGGTTGATGGGGATATTGCTAAGATATGTTTGCTTCAGCCTTCAGCAGTAGTGATGCTCACCTGGTGGATCTACAAGGACAGGGAATGATTCAGTAAAAGAATGACCATATATACTTGTTCTGCACCAACTCCTTTCTTTACAAAGATGACAACGCAAAGTAATACATGATTATTAGCAAGGATATGTATCACTCTGTAAAGCCTCCATCAGTGGATGGGTCCACTCATCAAAGCTTAACAGTAGGTTAGAGCTTCAGTCAATGGATGGAACCACTCAGCAAAGCTTAACAAGAGGCACCAATATTACATATCATATCCTTCGACCATCTGATATCTACATATATATTCTGTGAGGACTACAGCTTCTCAAGACTTTCTTTGAACAGATCACAGGATAGGTGCACGTGCAATCCTTCATCATACCCACAAGAAAGAATGCTGATCTTCCGTCAGCATCTGCTTTGAGTGTCTAATGGTAACTGATAAGTCAAGATACAATGCTTACAGGGGAAGAAAGAACAATGATTTGTTAATCTTGTCGCCTGGCTGTTTGATGCACATCCCACATAAATAAAATCACCTAAAGGTATCGAAGCTCGAATATAAACCTGATTgctaaaaatgaaaaaaaaactaGGAGGCTAGAAGTTGGTATGATAGAGAATTATATTCCACAGGGTTATCAGTTTCATACGGCATTTCAACTGCTAAAAAGAATATGTACAGTGAAAGCTGAAAAGAGAGGATTCCAACATATGAACTTTTTTAGATAAACTGAGTATGGTACTATGGTTTTCATAAAGAAAGCAGATCAGCATGAGAATAATAGTTATTGCAAGTAAAAGAACTCATGTGCATGGTACTATTATTTGAATTTTCATTGTGAACTTCCCATTCCCAACATTCTAACTTGCTCAATTGTACCTTTACTACAGATGTCCTATGCCTTCCTCAATTCACTATGGCCAAAAAATGAAAATAGATAGAAGAACTGTAGCCAAATAGTGTAAAATCCAACCCCCAGCTCGAATTTTCTGCAAATAGAAATAACATGCTCAAGTCAGGTTACCTTTCAGTATGCTGCGGTATCAGAAATCAAAATGTATGCATGATAAATGCAGCACTAGAATTCAGGGGGCAAACTGACTACACAAATTAGGAAAATATACATGAGTTTGGATGATATATTATTGCAAAAGTGAGCCAAACGAAGTATGATTTCAATGAAGAGCATAGCCAATAGTTATCTGATACATCATGACATAGTGTATAAGACACAAATGAGTATAAAACACCCATAGTTCTTTGTACCAAGCTTCATTCACGGTATCTTCACAGTCAAGTGGTTTGCTTTGCTGGAATAGACTAGGGACTTGAGAATGTGAAATCGGAGGATAAGCTTTAACAACGTTCGAAAGGTCATTTGTAATTTTTGAAATTGATTTGTTAAAGGACAATAAATGGGCCCAGGCTAACTGGATGGAGGAGGTTTCAGAAAGCAAAGAAAATTGTTTGCTTCAAATAGGAAATAAGTTAGCCCAAGCTAACTTTGACAATTATATACATTACTTAGGACCAGTGTTTATGTCATTTTTGTTTTCAAACAATGGAAGTGAGGGTGGGTATTCACATATCCGAATTATACAAAGGACTGTAATTTCAGGAACCCCACCAATGTTCAAACATGGATATCAGTTAAGCTTCATGGCCATCTCGACCAAAATATTCTCTCATACAACTTCCTAATATTCTAATAACAAACATATTTGCTGACAATATGAAACCGAATTTATGGGCTAAAACCTAGCACATGATGGCGTCAACATTACATTTTCAACATAACAGACCCATCATCTAGTGCATGCAGAAAAGTGTTGCTTCCGAAGTTGTAATAGTATTACAAATACCAGAAAACTATACTCCCTCTGTCCCAGAATATAGCTACTTTTAGGTTTTTTCCAAGTCAAACCTTTTAAACTTTGGCCATGAAtggtaaaaaaattataaagatTGGTAACATAAAAATGATATTAGTTTATTCATAATGAAGCCAACTATCATAACatgtaatcttttctttttaAACATAACAATTTTTGAAGATACTATTGGTCAAAGATGAAAATATTTGACTTTGACCAAGTCTAAAAGTTGCTATATTTTGAGAGGGAGGTAGTATGTTGTTCATTAACTCCCATCTTACAACTTATAATACGACAATCACAAAACCCTACTATTGAAATATGGATCCACAATTGACGGACTCATCCACACTTCAATCCAAGTCAACAATCATCTAATGAGAACTAACAATTGATACCGAGACTTCATGTTAGAATCAGCAGCGTAATATAAAAGGGAAAGGAGCAATTGCTTACCTTCATGGACAGCATGGATGAGGATGCAGATGAAGGTAGCAGACCTGAGACACCAATGTCATATGAAATCCTTCCATCAGGAAGGAACAGCCCATAATGCCTCTCGGAGCCAGGTCCAGGCTTCTGATTCTCATTAAACAAAGCAAATATATAAGCTTTCACTGGCCTCTTTGGCTTCAGAGGAGTTCCCTTCCTCAGGAAGAGCCTTTTGCGGAGATTGAAATTATATGTCCTTGCATTCTCAGATGAAGCTCCTGCTTCATTTTGATCTCCACTAGAAGCCCACCCAGTCTCTGCCACCCGAACCTCCATGTCATCATACCCAGCAGCATGTAGAGCAGCATAAGCTGCATCTATCTGAGCATCAAACATGTTGTCATAGTGCAGGCTGGTATTTGGATCAACGATTCCATTGTTGGGTTTGAACAGAGCATAATTGATATCAATATGTTCTGGATCACTTATGTAAGCCAAAAAGGGGTACGCGTTGACATAGAAAGGCGAGTGAATCATTGCAAAGAAGTCCAAGAGAGGTTTCATGTATGGCATGAGTTCTTCCTTGAAGACACACGCTGAGGGTGGATAAGAAGTAGCAAAAACAGCTTCTGAATGAGGTGTGAAAAGCTCAATTTCTTTCTCCAAGTGGAGCCTCTTAAGTCCACTATACACATTCTTCACAGCATCAACAAGCGGCTGGTACAAGCTCTGATCTTGGCCTCCCAGAACCTCATTCCCAACAGTGATCCCAACAATGCGCGTCTGAGGGAGATAAGGCTTCACATTCTGATTCAGCCAGTCCATCGACCTGCTCTCATTTGCAGCCATATCCTTGACGAGCTCATTGGGGATTGCAATGACCAGGTTGAGACCGGACCCTTTGAACGCATCGAGAACGCTGTGATCCGAATCATATATCTTGACATTCCTTATCTTTGACTTCCTCAGGAGCTCCACCACTTTATCCGGGGAAGGGATGTTGTTTGCAATTCTCCCGTAGTTTATCCCGTAACCCCCGACAAAAGCTTCAACCGCTAGCGGACCTAGTCACGACAAACAACACCAATCAAATTTCAGTTCTTTCCCACAAAATTGCCTCTTTTGTCGCATACCGCATAGTAACATCTAACGCAATCGAATGCATAAGTAGCGCAGCTCACTAATTGATCACGATAACGGTAAACAACTGAATCGAATACGTAGCATAAAAGGAAAATGCCAGTACCAGGTGACGGGAACACCAGGAGGCAGAAGCACAGAAGCAGCAACGTCCGCGGCACCATCGTCGCAGTCCTGCAATCCCTCAGCGAGGAGCAAGAACCAAGCAGGAGACTGCCACAGTAGGAACCAGCAGCGTCAGAGGTGCAGGCAGGCAGCGCCTTGCAGCGCACTTCGGTTCCGGGCCGGGGCGTGGCGCCAGGACAGCAAGTTCCATAGACGGACCGGGGCCGCTCCAAGGCCAGGCACCGGCGGCTGCTCtcccccgccaccgccgccacttcAACCGTCGGTCGGGAAAGAGAATCGCCGAGAACAAAAAAGAATCTCGGATCCCTCACTTCACTTCCCacacaccgagcctccaccgcCGACGCCACTACCAACCAGGGCGGGCAAAGAAGGAATCTTGACTCCTGCGCCGTCCTCTAACACAGAGACTGTACGGGTAGCAGCGCAGGAGTAGCAAGCAGCAAAGCCAAGTGGCGGAAGGATGCCTGGACGAAAAGCGGGGAGCTTTCTCCCGGCGCCGGGCGGGGGGGTTAAGAAGAGGGTTTGCTTAGCGAGAAAGGAGATCGATCGGGGGGCAAAAGGGTGGGAGGGCGAAGTGGATTGGCGACCTGACAAAGGGGGGCCGCCGGTTGGGGGTGAAGGGGGCCGGAGCAGAGGAGCTCGCCGCTGGCCCGTGCCTTCCGCTCCGGacacaccggcggcggcgggcggcgagagCGACGGAGAGGGAAACCGCAACCGCTGCTCAGGCTATCCCCTCTCTCGCCGATGGAGGATGTGGGGGTTTCGCCGTTTCGGTTTGATTTTTGAAAACGGCGGTGGGGAGAGGAAGCAGCCGTGGTGGGCAGCGGAGGCAGCGGTTGTGCAGGGGCAGGAGGCGGCGTGGCGGTGGTGTGGTGCTCTGTGTGCGTGCGTGTCGTGGACCGGCCGTGGTGGGGACAAGGAGGCTGGCTTTCGTGTGGCCGTTTTGCGGATTGCCCCTCAAAAGTCCAAAAGTGTGTCGCGTTGCCATccctagattttttttttcgtGCTACAATATGTTTTATTTGTTGATGAAACCACATCCTTGGACTTTGTTATTCTACTTTGCGGTTGCCTTTTGTTCCATAATTGATGGGCGTTATTTTTCTATATTTCCAAACAGGAGATGTACGGGGTCTACCTCTCTAAACTTGTGACGTGTTAATAGTATGAAAATCATCGATCAAACTAGGAAGGGAAAACTCTATTTTTCAACCTGAACTATCAGGATCGTCCGGTTTTAAACCTGCAACTACGAAATCAGATGCTACACTTGCAAACTGTCAAAACCGTGCAAATTACACCCTCAAGCCGAAACCACTCCAGTTTTGAACCACGTCGTGGCGCTAATGCCTAGTCATCCTCCGCTCCAAGCGCACCACCATCCGCTCCGCGCCGCTGCAGCCGAGCCGGACTCCGCCTCGGGCTCCCCGGCAGCCCCACGCGATGGCGATGGTAGCGACGCGGGGACTCCAACATTGAGAACCTCACCAACTCCATCATCGACTTCCACCTCAGCAAGATCACCGCCATCGTAGGGCCCGCGCACCGGCAATTGTTGCCAAGTCGTCCTTCGCCATCAACGCGGACGCCACGGAGCTGCTCAAGCTATCATGGGACTTCTCCGACTACTCCAACTTCAACTCCGACATCTTCGGGGAGCTCGAGCACCtcgcgatggcggcggcgggtcctGGAGCGGCGCCCAGATCAAACGTGCTGGACTCGGCGTGTGCCGTCGTGGACCTGAACGACCTCAAGTCCATGGATTTGTTGCCGGATGCCGGGCCGCTAGAGTGCATGGAGCCTTTGTGCTTGCGTGGGGGGATGGAGCGGCGACAGCGGTGCAGGTCTATCCCGGGTTCGTCGTCGCGCTCGTGGCGTCTACGATCCTCACCGCCTTCTACGGCATCCTACTCGTCCTGTCTCTCTTCACTAGGGGTGCCGCCTTGGAGGCAGCGTCCCTGGTGCTGCAGTGCGCGGCGCACCCGCTGGCGCTGCGGCTCTATTGGCTGGCGGCTCCCGCACTGACGGCACTGCTCGCCGGCACCACCATCGCGCGCCTCGCGTCTGGGTCCGGGACGATGCGCTCGCGGTGGTGGTGCTAGCGCTGACCCTGCCGCTCCCGCTGCTCACCATCTCCGACACGACGGGCATCATCTCCACCgcgccgctccgctccgccGGACGCGGCGAGCGACGGCGAGAGCAGCAAGTAGGCTAGTTAAATTGGATAACTGAGCAAGTAGCGCCACGTCGGGTGGCTGATGTAGTCCAAAACAGGGGGGTTTCAGCTTGGGGGGTATAATTTGCACGGTTTCGACAGTTCGCAGGTGCAGGATGTCTGGTTTCGTAGTTGCGGGTTTGAAATGGGACGATCGTGATAGTTCAAGGTTGAAAAATAGGCTTTTCCCAACTAGAAATGTTGTAAGAGTTATTAACGAGTAACGTGCAAAGTAATTGGTATGAAAAGTGTGTTGGTTACGCACACGTTTTCTAAGTCGAACCTTTTAGTGGGGGCTATGTGTTCACACCATATGTGAAATGAGTAACGGCTTATTATTGATGCGTAGCAGTGTGAATTTATTGTATTCGTGATGTATTGGCTAACTTTCGATGTGGGCTAAGATCACCTGGTACTAGTAGGCTAAGAAGAGTTTCTATTGGCTAACTTTCGATGTGGGATTAAGCGTTTCCTTAGGAATAAGGATTTCTGAAATGGTTGAGTTGGCTATAAGTGGACTGGTGACATTGTTATGGTATTGGGACATGATAATTCAAGGGTAAGAAAGATATGAAAGGAGAACACAGCTGACTTCATCAACTTTGGATTTATTATAACCTCATGAGTGGGAGAAAGGAAGAATACTACTTTGTATTTCATATGGAGGTGACGTTGGATACTTGTAGATCCTACTTGGCATGACGACCCAATGGTGGAGATCGACTGGCTTTCATAGGTGGCTTTCCGTTCCACCCCTCCAGAAGCGTGTTGTATTGTGTTTTTCTCGTTCCTAGTTCTAAGTGCACATTAGATGGGATATGAATGTATACAACTCTTTCATGTTTCCAAGTAAAACAGTTGATTTTAAATGTTCGTCTTCAAGAAAAATTTTCCACATAAAATGCTTGAATTGAACCCGAGGACTTTGAATTTAGGAGATACTTACCTAGAACAATAGAATGAAAATGGGAGTAGTTTTCTAATTAAACAAAAGGTAAGGAATCATCAGTAGATAATTAGACATGCTCCCCGTGAATCTAAGCAAGTTAGACAATTTGGGCCTACGTGCCATGACTTTCCAGGCTAGTCGGTGGTGTACTGTGCGAAGTATTATCGCACGGCAACTTCTTTATTTCCTCCTCTCCAAACCTTTCTTCTCCTTCGCGAATCAGTATAGCACTATAGCCGCACGACGACCTGACCACTCGTGCAAAGCCCTAAtataaaacaaaaaaaaatctcCAACACAGCAAGCAAATTCCGGGTTGGTATCCACGGCCAGCACCGGTGGTTTGCAGGTGGAGCGAAAGGAGACTGATGCCGTCAGAGAGCACGTCCCGACATCCATCTCGACCAAGAAAAGCGGGTAGATCGATCACACACGCGTCTGAACCTGACGAGAGCCTCCGTACCGTGTTTAGTGGTGCTAGAAAGCCAATTTCTGTTGTGCCTAAGCCTCCTCACCCTTTTTCTAAAACGTTTTTCTTACTGCTCTCAGTGCAATGCTTACTGGGTCTGGGAACCAAAAGCTCGCCGTGCCACGGTGATGCGATGCTTTTGGGAGTGGACGTCACTCGGGCACTCACAAAGCTCTTTTCCGAGATGCTGCTTTGCTAACCGCGTCCGAGGACCTCGCCATTGACTGGAGATGAAAATCGAACAGAGGGTTTAGTTTTTGCAAAGAAGCCCAGAAGAGATGTTTTTTTggaaaagcaaaaaaaaatttGAAGGGTCGCATGTTGAAACGTACTGGTACTAGGTGATAAAAGGCGTAAGCCTGGGCGTTGGAACGGGAAAGGCTCGCGGACAGGAGAGGGGGTGGTCGGCCAGCTCGACGGCGACTCGTGCTGAGGCTTTTTCTCCGGCGGAGGGCCCGGCCGCGACGGCGACGGAGGGTGACCGGGGTCGTCGCCCCCCGCGCGCTCCGATCAGCTGCGGCATGGGTCGCGCCGGGGTTCCGTCGTGCCCGTGGCGATCGGGGCCCGCCGGGGAAAGCGACGCTGGATCCCCCCTGTGGTTACGAGAAAGATGCAAGGAATCATTACACATTTACTCGATAATAACGTGTCATGTCAGTCGGTGAGGACGCgttcttccttccttcctcctaCTGGAATGCAGTGGCCAATAGAAGCTTGAGGCCAAATCGTGGCCGTTGATTGGTAGGTCGGCGAGACCTCTTAATCGGGTGATTTGACGCCTCCCTCCACCACAATCGTACCTGCAGTGTTGGGACAACGATAATGAACGGACGGGATATTCTTCCCCGTTCTTCAGGTCCCCATCGCAACCGACGGTGATGGGCGTCGCCTCGCCTACTTTTTCCTTCACATACCACCTGCTACTTCCGTCGCGGCTAGGGTGTTCATATAAagtattttttaaaaaagacaATTGTTTAACAAACAGTTGTCTAATAATTATAAAATATATGGGAGAAGGAAAATTTGGGAGCCAGGCCAAAATAACGGTCGACGCGTGGGCCCCACTGTGCGTCATGATCCACACGGCGTAGCACCTGGCTACGTGTATGGCACTGGGGTTGCGTTCCGCCACGCGTTCGGTTTGCGATACAGGCTGTCTCgagcgatatcctccaaatcctATCCTCTACATCCTttatttacagaattctctacaagattctctcctctatatctcatttctctccaacaacgttctctaaatctcgttctctatacattaaatcctatattagaaacgtattttgttccaaatttttgtacgtacgtatttatcatacctcaaacgctatggacatattttatttttatttaattcagtgtttgaaacgtaaagaaaaaatagagaagaggagagagaatctctatatatagagaaaatctgtagcgttctctattttaaaggaccatttagagaatttaaagaatgctgctggagcaatagagaatgAAATCTTCCTCTACAGAGCACAGAACCTCGAGACAGTCTCAGCCCAGGCGGCTCCAGCCTGTGGCCTGGCGGGCCCAACGACGATGCAATCAGGCAGCCACGGCAGCATCAACCGGCCAGCTCTCAGCCTCTCATGGCTGGGACTCGACTCCGTGCTCCCTTTTGGTCATCAAAAATCCGCTGGTGCAGGCGTGCGTCAAAATGCGCAGGATCAGACGCGGCTTCAGCGGAGAAAGCACCGTCTTTTCAGACAGATTGTATCAGCAGCGACACTTGGCAAAAGCAAAAGAGCCAAAAAGGATGATCAGGCTTTACGGACTTCCGTTCACATTCAGATATGAAAGCATCTGGATCGTAGACCGGCTAGACTGGTGCACGATGACACGGGCAGGATGGTGCCAGCCACCATGAATATgaaaaaaaaaaaattgaatgTCCCAGCCGAGCTATTGTCCTCGATAGTAGTGCGTTCCAACTTGTCTTTCATCGGAACATCGAAACTAGAAATCGTGATAGAATTCGGATCCACAGGCATGACGTCTACCAAAAATTCAAAAACAAACCGCATCTTTGCCAGCTATGTCGAAACACAGCTCTCGCTTTTCATCAGACCCAAATTTGAAGGTTGGGACTGATCCATCTGCGCCAAGAGAACTGCTTGTGGAGTCGAAGGAGAAAACGAGCTTGTTTGTCGTTGAGCCGAAGCTGAACTTGGGAATATCTTCGATAGTGACTGGTAGGGTCCTTGGTGGTGAAGCCAGCGTTGGTGTAGGTGGTGGCTCAAAGAGAGAACTTGGGGGTTTAGGAACAGGGAAAGTGAAGGTGAAACCTTTGCTAGTACTTTTATCCGAGACCTCAGCAGCTGAGATGGATGTCAAGTCTGATTCCAAAGGTTGCTGAGAAGTGCGTGTTTCAGGAACCTCTGAGTTAGCGCCACTGCTCTGAATTTTTTGACTTGACTCTTCCACACTGGGGCTGCTTGGAGGTACCTGAACATACACAAGGTAAAACATAACTGATTAGAGGAGTATCTTTAATTTGACGCTACCAGAAATCTGGTTTAACAAATCCAATCCGAAGTGAATAACTGATGTATGATAGCAGCAGAGAACAAACTTGGATAATTGATCAGATCAGGACAAAATGAAAAAAGAAGTCTTCGTTTTGCATTGCACTGCCACAACTAAAATTGGTTTAGTATAATATTCCATACTCCATAGAACACATTTTCAGTGATTCAGTAGTGTACACATCCAATTGACTTTGTTTAAATAAGATTCAGAGTAGATATTGGCCGTAAACGGCTAAAAATCTTTCATTACACTAAACATGTACATTTAGGGAAACAGCAGTGGCAGTAGATTATGCTAAAAAAGCAAACAGGAGTACAGGACATACCTTTTTTGCATCTGCAGTCTCCAAATTAGTTGTAC
The genomic region above belongs to Panicum hallii strain FIL2 chromosome 4, PHallii_v3.1, whole genome shotgun sequence and contains:
- the LOC112889853 gene encoding glucan endo-1,3-beta-glucosidase 14-like, with the translated sequence MVPRTLLLLCFCLLVFPSPGPLAVEAFVGGYGINYGRIANNIPSPDKVVELLRKSKIRNVKIYDSDHSVLDAFKGSGLNLVIAIPNELVKDMAANESRSMDWLNQNVKPYLPQTRIVGITVGNEVLGGQDQSLYQPLVDAVKNVYSGLKRLHLEKEIELFTPHSEAVFATSYPPSACVFKEELMPYMKPLLDFFAMIHSPFYVNAYPFLAYISDPEHIDINYALFKPNNGIVDPNTSLHYDNMFDAQIDAAYAALHAAGYDDMEVRVAETGWASSGDQNEAGASSENARTYNFNLRKRLFLRKGTPLKPKRPVKAYIFALFNENQKPGPGSERHYGLFLPDGRISYDIGVSGLLPSSASSSMLSMKKIRAGGWILHYLATVLLSIFIFWP